The region GCCCGGCTCGTCCGCCGCGTACAGCACCTCGTCGCCGAGCGTCTTGACGAGCCGCCCGCCGTTCGCCGCCACCAGGTCGGCGGCCGTGGTCTCGAAGGCCTCGACGAGTTCGCCGAGCTCCTCCTCCTCCATACGCCGGGTCAGCCGGGTGAACCCGACCAGGTCCGCGAAGCAGACGGCCAGCCGCCGGTCGACCATCTCCTCGTCGTCGGCGGCCTGCACGACCCGCCCGGTCGCGGCGGCGAGCTGGCGCCGCCAGACGTACACGATGAACTCCTCCAGCTCGGGCAGGAGCAGCTCGATCAGCGGATACGTCACCTCGGTGCGCGTCATTCCGGGCTCGGGCGGCTCGGTCAGCCCCTCCAGGAAGGAGTCGATCTGCCACTCGGCCAAACGGGCGGTGGTCTGCCCCGTGGAGCGCGCCACCTGCACAGCCATCGCCTCGCTCAGCAGCCCCGCCTCGACGAGACCGGCGAGCCGGCGCAGCGCGAGTACGTCCGCCTCGGTCAGCGCCTTGGCCTGCCCGATGTCGGCGAAGCCCATCGCCCGCCAGAAACGGGACGCCAGTTCCATGGAGACACCGGCGCTGCGGGCGGCCTGAAAGGGGGTGTAGCGCCGCTCGGCACCGAGGATGAGCTGTTCGAGACGCAGGGCGAGTGGGTCCTCACCGGGGTCGGCGATATGCCCATCCACCCGGCTGCCCGCCGCGTCGGAGCCCGTGTCGTCGACGGTCACGCCTGCTGCCCTTCCGATCTGTCACGGTCAGATATCGACCGCCCTCAACGATACGGCCTCGCTCCGCTGGGTTCAGCAGGGACGACGTGCCGGAGTTGGTGTGAGCCTCCCTGGGGGCTGCGCCCCCAGACCCCCGCTTCGGCCCTGAGCGGGCCTCGTCCTCGAACGCCGGACGGGCTGAAAATCCGCCTCACGCCGGCCGCAGATGCACCACATCCCCCGCCCCCACCGGCTCCTGCACCCCGTCCCCGGTGGCAAGGACCAGCCGCCCGTCACCGTCGACGGCCACCGCCTCCCCGACCACACTCCGGTCCCCCGGCAACTCCGCCCGCACCGTCCGCCCCAATGTCGCGCACCCCGCCGCATACGTCTCCTGCAGCCCGGACGACACCGGGTCCCCCTCCACCGCCCGCCACCGCACGTACCACTGCTCCAGCGACCGCAGCACCGCCCGCAGCAGCGGGTCCCGGTCGGTCCCCGCGGCCCCCGCCAGCACCAGCGACCCGGCCGTCGGCACCGGGAGCTCGTCCTCGCGCAGGGTGACGTTGATGCCGATGCCGATCACCACCGCGTCCGTACCGGCCCGCTCCGCGAGGATCCCGCCCGCCTTGCGCTCCGCGCCCCCCACACTCACCAGCAGGTCGTTGGGCCACTTGAGGGACGTGTCGACGCCCGCGGCGCGGGACAGGCCCGTCGCCACCGCGACCCCGGTGAGCAGTGGCAGCCAGCCCCAGCGGGTCACCGGCACCTCCGTCGGCTTCAGCAGCACGGAGAAGAACAGCCCGGAACGGGCCGGCGCCGTCCACTGCCGGTCCAGCCGACCGCGTCCGGCGGTCTGCTCCTCGGCGAGCAGGACCAGCCCCTCGGCTGCTTTGCCCGCAGTCGCCAGGGCGACCAGGTCAGCGTTGGTTGAGCCGGTACTCCGCACCACGTTCACGTCGGACCACAGGCTGCCCTCGCGCACGAGGGCCCTGCGCAGGCCAGCGGCATTCAGAGGGGGGCGGCCGAGGTCGGACCAGCGGTCCGACCTCGACTCACCGTGCCCGTCGGGCGGGTTACCTTCACCGTTCGGTGGCATCTCCGTCATGCAAGCCACACTAGATTTGACATCCTCCGTCCCGCAGAGCGGGATGGATTTCAGCCCCTGAGGGCTGAGGTTCACAGGCGCTCGACCGCTCTCGCGATGTCACCTCTCCGGCGTGTCCCGCCGCGACATCTTGAGCATATGCGTGGCCGCGTGTTCGCGTGACATCTTCCGGGGATCTTCCCTGCCCCTCTGTGAAGAGGAGAGGAGTGTGGTAAACGCCGCACTGCCGATGGGTAGGCACGCCACTACGCTACGGATGAGTAGCCAATCCCCCTTCTGAGCACGTCACACTTTGCAGGGAGCCGCATCCCGATGGCCGAGCCGGTACAGCCGCAGCAGACCGACATCCACACCACCGCTGGCAAGCTCGCGGACCTGCAGCGCCGCGTCGAGGCGGCCACGCACGCCGGATCGGAGCGGGCTGTCGAGAAGCAGCACGCCAAGGGGAAGTTGACGGCCCGTGAGCGGATCGAACTGCTCCTCGACGAGGACTCGTTCGTCGAGCTGGACGAGTTCGCCACGCACCGCTCGACCAACTTCGGGCTGGAGCACAACCGCCCGTACGGAGACGGTGTGGTGACCGGTTACGGCACCGTCGACGGCCGTCCGGTCGCCGTGTTCTCCCAGGACTTCACCGTCTTCGGCGGCGCGCTGGGCGAGGTGTACGGCCAGAAGATCGTCAAGGTCATGGACTTCGCGCTGAAGACCGGCTGCCCGGTCATCGGCATCAACGACTCGGGCGGCGCCCGTATCCAGGAGGGCGTGGCGTCCCTGGGCGCGTACGGCGAGATCTTCCGCCGCAACACGCACGCGTCCGGGGTCATCCCGCAGATCAGCCTCGTCGTGGGGCCGTGCGCCGGCGGTGCCGTGTACTCCCCGGCCATCACCGACTTCACGGTCATGGTCGACCAGACCTCGCACATGTTCATCACCGGCCCGGACGTCATCAAGACGGTCACCGGCGAGGACGTCGGCATGGAGGAGCTGGGCGGCGCCCGTACGCACAACTCCGCGTCCGGCGTGGCCCATCACATGGCCGGCGACGAGAAGGACGCCATCGAGTACGTCAAGCAACTGCTGTCGTACCTGCCGTCCAACAACCTCAGCGAGCCCCCGCTCTTCCCGGAGGAGGCGGACCTCGCCGTCACGGACGAGGACCGCGAGCTGGACGTCCTGATCCCGGACAGCGCGAACCAGCCGTACGACATGCACACGGTGATCGAACACGTCCTGGACGACGCCGAGTTCTTCGAGACGCAGTCCCTCTTCGCGCCCAACATCCTCACCGGGTTCGGCCGGGTGGAGGGGCGTCCGGTCGGGGTCGTCGCCAACCAGCCGATGCAGTTCGCGGGGTGCCTCGACATCGCCGCGTCGGAGAAGGCGGCGCGCTTCGTCCGTACCTGCGACGCCTTCAACGTGCCCGTCCTCACCTTCGTGGACGTCCCCGGCTTCCTCCCCGGCGTCGACCAGGAGCACGACGGCATCATCCGCCGGGGCGCCAAGCTGATCTACGCCTACGCGGAGGCGACCGTCCCGCTCATCACGGTCATCACCCGCAAGGCCTTCGGCGGCGCCTACGACGTCATGGGTTCCAAGCACCTGGGTGCCGACCTCAACCTCGCCTGGCCGACCGCCCAGATCGCCGTGATGGGCGCCCAGGGCGCGGTCAACATCCTGCACCGCCGCACGATCACCGAGGCCGAGGCGAACGGGGAGGACCCGGAGGTGGTCCGCGCCCGGCTGATCCGGGAGTACGAGGACACCCTCCTCAACCCCTACATCGCGGCCGAACGCGGCTACGTCGACGCGGTGATCCTGCCGTCCGACACCCGCCGCCATGTCGTACGAGGGCTGCGCCAGCTCCGTACGAAGCGCGAGTCCCTGCCCCCGAAGAAGCACGGCAACATCCCGCTGTAAGGAGCCGGCGTCATGACGATCAAGGTCGTACGGGGCAACCCGACCCCCGAGGAGCTGGCCGCCGCCCTGGCGGTGGTCCGAGCCCGCGCCGTGGCGGCGTCCTCCACGGCGCCCGGCGCACCCGGCACGAAGGACGCGTGGGCGGACCCGGCGAGGATCGCGTCCCACCGGATCCCGCAGCCGAGCCCGACATCGTGGACCCGCACCTTCTGGCCCGGGTAGGTCTTGGAGGAAACTACGGGCCCGATTTGAGTACGCCTACTCAGGCGCCCCGCTCCGCCGAGCGGGACGCTAGTGGAATGTTGTGGTCCGATCCCGAGAACGAGCCGCCGAAGGAACTGCGCGACGCGCAGCGGATGCTTCGGCGGCTCAGCCTTCTCCTGGCGCTTGCCATGGTGGTCGCGATGATCGTCCTCGGCGCGCGGTAGGACCTGTCCGGGGCCCGCGGCCCGCCGATACCCTGACCGTATGACCGATGATCAGTCGCGCCGCCGTCTCGTGCTCGCCTCCCAGTCCCCCGCCCGGCTCAATCTGCTCCGGCAGGCCGGACTCGACCCCGAGGTGATCGTCAGCGGGTTCGACGAGGACGCGGTGACCGCGCCGTCCCCGGCCGAACTGGCCCTCGCGCTCGCCGAGGCCAAGACCGCCGTGGTCGCCGCCCGGCCCGAGGTGCACGGCGCCCTGGTGATCGGCTGCGACTCCGTCCTAGACCTGGACGGCGAGGCGTACGGCAAGCCCGCCGACGCCGAGGAGGCGACCGCCCGCTGGAAGTCGATGCGCGGCCGGGAGGGCACCCTCCGGACAGGGCACTGCGTCCACGACACGGCGACGGGACGTCAGGTCTCGGCGACCGCGTCCACCGTGGTCCGCTTCGGCGAGCCGACGGACGAGGAGATCGCCGCGTACGTCGCCTCGGGCGAGCCCCTCCATGTCGCCGGGGCGTTCACGCTCGACGGCCGCTCGGCACCGTTCATCGACGGCATCGACGGCGGCCACGGCAACGTCATCGGTATCAGCCTGCCCCTGCTCCGCAAGCTCCTCGCCGAACTGGGAGTCGGCATCACGGAGTTGTGGACGCCCAGGGAGAAGTAGCCAGAAGCGGTCTCGGTCAGGGGGTGCTGGGGGTCGGCGGGGGCGTCAGCGGGGAGCCGCCGTTGCCCACGGCCGGGGAGCCGCCGCCGGTCCCGTCCCGGCCGTCCTCGGGTTCCACGGCCGCGGTGCCGTTGCCGTTCTGCCTGTCGTACGTCATCAGCAGGAGCACCACCAGCGCCAGCACCACGACCATCGTCAGGAACGCCGGCACGCCCACCAGCCCCCAGGCGAACGCCCCGAGCAGCGCGTGCACCACGGCGACGCTGATCAGCAGGACGCGGCCGAGGCCGGCCGGGGAGCGGTCGCGCAGGGCGACGAGCAGGGCCACCACGCCGCACAGCGCGAAGTAGGCGCCGAAGACCAGGCCGCCGATCTTCGAGGACATGGACATCACGTCCGGGTCGAGGCCGGCGAGGGACATCTTCTGGTTGTCGACGACGATCCCCATGAACCAGTTCAGCGCGGCTATGCCGAACGCCTCAACGAAGAGGATGATCGCGACGATCCATGCCACCGGTCTGCGGACCACCGGCCCCCACCCACTTTCGACTGCACCACTCGTACGTTCGGTACATCTTGAACGCTACTAACGGGTAAACGCTCGGACAAGGGTTCGGCGAAGGTTCCTCGGCGGGCAAAAAATCATTGGGCCGTTCGTAGGGACTCCACAAAGAAACCGAGTGGGCCGCAGCACGCTCTCACAGAGACCTTGACCACATCAGGGGGCTAGGGTTTCCGGAAGGAGTCCCGCGTACATAGGTGCGACAAGGGATTTCACGGGTAGGGCGAGCCTCGCATCACGCTCCGTGTGGGCAAGCTCACCAGTGGGGACGGGTCGATGCGCCGTGTCGGCAGTCCCTAAACTCGGCTTGTTTCAAGGAGGGAGCCTCAATCGTGCGCAAGGTGCTCATCGCCAACCGTGGCGAAATCGCTGTCCGCGTTGCCCGGGCCTGCCAGGATGCCGGGATCGCGAGCGTGGCCGTGTACGCCGACCCGGACCGGGACGCGCTCCATGTGCGTGCCGCCGACGAGGCGTTCGCTTTGGGCGGTGACACCCCGGCGACCAGCTATCTCGACATCGCCAAGGTGCTGCAGGCCGCCAAGGACTCCGGAGCGGACGCCATCCACCCCGGATACGGCTTCCTCTCCGAGAACGCCGACTTCGCCCAGGCCGTCCTCGACGCCGACCTGACCTGGATCGGCCCGCCCCCACAGGCCATCCGCGACCTCGGCGACAAGGTCGCCGCCCGCCACATCGCCCAACGCGCCGGCGCCCCCCTGGTCGCCGGCACCCCCGACCCCGTCTCCGGCTCGGACGAGGTCGTCGCCTTCGCCCAGGAACACGGCCTGCCCATCGCGATCAAAGCCGCCTTC is a window of Streptomyces sp. B21-083 DNA encoding:
- a CDS encoding adenylate/guanylate cyclase domain-containing protein, which translates into the protein MTVDDTGSDAAGSRVDGHIADPGEDPLALRLEQLILGAERRYTPFQAARSAGVSMELASRFWRAMGFADIGQAKALTEADVLALRRLAGLVEAGLLSEAMAVQVARSTGQTTARLAEWQIDSFLEGLTEPPEPGMTRTEVTYPLIELLLPELEEFIVYVWRRQLAAATGRVVQAADDEEMVDRRLAVCFADLVGFTRLTRRMEEEELGELVEAFETTAADLVAANGGRLVKTLGDEVLYAADEPGVAAEIALRLIETMAHDETMPELRVGMAFGTVTTRMGDVFGSTVNLASRLTSIAPRDAVLVDAAFAEELIRTGDAPASEAEAAEAAATAEKEGEEPPVYRFALQPMWQRPVRGLGVVEPWLLTRRTQPVT
- a CDS encoding biotin--[acetyl-CoA-carboxylase] ligase, which gives rise to MPPNGEGNPPDGHGESRSDRWSDLGRPPLNAAGLRRALVREGSLWSDVNVVRSTGSTNADLVALATAGKAAEGLVLLAEEQTAGRGRLDRQWTAPARSGLFFSVLLKPTEVPVTRWGWLPLLTGVAVATGLSRAAGVDTSLKWPNDLLVSVGGAERKAGGILAERAGTDAVVIGIGINVTLREDELPVPTAGSLVLAGAAGTDRDPLLRAVLRSLEQWYVRWRAVEGDPVSSGLQETYAAGCATLGRTVRAELPGDRSVVGEAVAVDGDGRLVLATGDGVQEPVGAGDVVHLRPA
- a CDS encoding acyl-CoA carboxylase subunit beta; the encoded protein is MAEPVQPQQTDIHTTAGKLADLQRRVEAATHAGSERAVEKQHAKGKLTARERIELLLDEDSFVELDEFATHRSTNFGLEHNRPYGDGVVTGYGTVDGRPVAVFSQDFTVFGGALGEVYGQKIVKVMDFALKTGCPVIGINDSGGARIQEGVASLGAYGEIFRRNTHASGVIPQISLVVGPCAGGAVYSPAITDFTVMVDQTSHMFITGPDVIKTVTGEDVGMEELGGARTHNSASGVAHHMAGDEKDAIEYVKQLLSYLPSNNLSEPPLFPEEADLAVTDEDRELDVLIPDSANQPYDMHTVIEHVLDDAEFFETQSLFAPNILTGFGRVEGRPVGVVANQPMQFAGCLDIAASEKAARFVRTCDAFNVPVLTFVDVPGFLPGVDQEHDGIIRRGAKLIYAYAEATVPLITVITRKAFGGAYDVMGSKHLGADLNLAWPTAQIAVMGAQGAVNILHRRTITEAEANGEDPEVVRARLIREYEDTLLNPYIAAERGYVDAVILPSDTRRHVVRGLRQLRTKRESLPPKKHGNIPL
- a CDS encoding acyl-CoA carboxylase epsilon subunit yields the protein MTIKVVRGNPTPEELAAALAVVRARAVAASSTAPGAPGTKDAWADPARIASHRIPQPSPTSWTRTFWPG
- the mmpB gene encoding morphogenic membrane protein MmpB — encoded protein: MLWSDPENEPPKELRDAQRMLRRLSLLLALAMVVAMIVLGAR
- a CDS encoding nucleoside triphosphate pyrophosphatase, with protein sequence MTDDQSRRRLVLASQSPARLNLLRQAGLDPEVIVSGFDEDAVTAPSPAELALALAEAKTAVVAARPEVHGALVIGCDSVLDLDGEAYGKPADAEEATARWKSMRGREGTLRTGHCVHDTATGRQVSATASTVVRFGEPTDEEIAAYVASGEPLHVAGAFTLDGRSAPFIDGIDGGHGNVIGISLPLLRKLLAELGVGITELWTPREK